The following proteins come from a genomic window of Solea solea chromosome 3, fSolSol10.1, whole genome shotgun sequence:
- the slc38a2 gene encoding sodium-coupled neutral amino acid symporter 2 — MNETGTRTEMEYLNQCQDEDNSSFSGIEATYQDKKTPLGCSDLDPENQKFLPENSLGKKKYETEYHQGNASFGMSVFNLGNAIMGSGILGLSYAMANTGIALFVILLVAVAIFSLYSVHLLLKTANEGGALVYEQLGYKAFGLPGKLAASFSITMQNIGAMSSYLYIVKYELPIVILNFVGPNNEEWYTNGDYLVLLVSFFIILPLSLLKNLGYLGYTSGLSLLCMVFFLVVVIIKKFQTPCPLPEDVHAFNETFSKLLNSSLSQLNSTAVDYSEDACTPKYFVYNSQTVYAVPILTFAFVCHPAILPMYEELKDRSRRKMQGVANVSFLAMFIMYLLAGLFGYLTFNIHVEPELLHTYSKFYKSDTLLLVVRLAVLAAVTLTVPVVLFPIRTSINHHLSSSKEFSWIRHIIITVVLLGCTNALVIFVPTIRDIFGFIGASAAAMLIFILPSAFYIKLVKKESMKSVQKIGATAFLMCGLVVMIGSMTLIIMDWIHNATVGQDKHDNGH; from the exons ATGAATGAGACTGGCACCAGAACGGAGATGGAGTATCTGAACCAGTGTCAAGATGaagacaacagcagcttcagtggcaTTGAGGCCACCTACCAGGACAAGAAAACCCCACTGGGCTG CTCGGATCTGGACCCAGAGAATCAGAAATTCCTCCCCGAAAACAGCCTGGGAAAGAAGAAGTATGAGACTGAATAT CATCAGGGCAATGCTTCCTTTGGCATGTCCGTCTTCAACCTGGGCAACGCCATCATGGGCAGCGGCATCCTGGGTCTTTCCTACGCTATGGCCAACACTGGCATTGCCCTCTTTGT GATTCTCCTCGTGGCTGTCGCCATCTTCTCCTTGTATTCTGTCCACTTGCTGCTGAAGACGGCCAATGAAGGAG GTGCACTTGTGTACGAGCAGCTGGGCTACAAAGCCTTCGGGTTGCCGGGGAAACTGGCTGCATCCTTCTCCATTACCATGCAGAACATTGGAG CCATGTCAAGCTACCTCTACATCGTCAAATACGAGCTGCCCATCGTCATTCTGAATTTTGTGGGACccaacaatga AGAGTGGTACACTAACGGAGACTACCTGGTGCTGCTGGTGTCCTTCTTCATCATCCTGCCCCTCTCTCTGCTCAAGAACTTAG gTTACCTCGGTTACACCAGTggtctgtctctgctctgcatGGTGTTTTTCCTGGTTGTG GTGATCATCAAGAAGTTCCAGACCCCGTGCCCTCTGCCCGAGGACGTCCACGCTTTCAACGAAACCTTCAGCAAGTTGCTGAACTCGAGCTTGTCCCAACTAAACTCCACCGCCGTGGACTACAGCGAGGACGCCTGCACGCCGAAGTACTTTGTCTACAACTCGCAG ACCGTCTACGCCGTTCCCATCCTGACCTTCGCCTTCGTTTGCCACCCGGCCATCCTGCCCATGTACGAGGAGCTCAAAGA CCGCTCCCGCAGAAAGATGCAGGGCGTCGCCAACGTGTCCTTCCTGGCCATGTTCATCATGTATCTGCTCGCCGGACTTTTCGGATACCTGACTTTCAATA TCCACGTGGAGCCTGAGCTGCTGCACACCTACTCCAAATTCTACAAGTCCGACACGCTCCTGCTGGTCGTCCGTCTGGCCGTTCTGGCCGCCGTCACCCTCACCGTTCCCGTGGTGCTGTTCCCT ATTCGCACCTCCATCAACCATCACCTGTCCAGCTCGAAGGAATTCAGCTGGATCcgccacatcatcatcaccgtgGTGCTGCTGGGATGCACCAACGCCCTGGTCATCTTCGTCCCCACCATCAGGGACATCTTTGGCTTCATCG GTGCATCTGCTGCTGCTATGCTCATCTTCATCCTGCCCTCGGCTTTCTACATCAAACTGGTGAAGAAGGAGTCCATGAAGTCCGTGCAAAAGATCGGG gcCACTGCTTTCCTGATGTGCGGCCTCGTGGTCATGATCGGCAGCATGACCCTCATCATCATGGACTGGATCCATAACGCCACAGTCGGCCAGGACAAGCACGACAACGGACACTaa